One window of Buchnera aphidicola (Periphyllus acericola) genomic DNA carries:
- the cyaY gene encoding iron donor protein CyaY translates to MKKKIKIKNNIFNYNNEFNTIVLKLENSIDNYIGKIDIDYESNEKIMKISINSINEIILNKQEFLKQIWVATKYKGYYFKYYKNKWFCKRNHCEIFNFFKNFFIKKIGKNILFNS, encoded by the coding sequence ATGAAAAAAAAAATTAAAATAAAAAATAATATATTCAACTATAATAACGAATTTAATACAATTGTTCTAAAATTAGAAAATTCTATAGATAATTATATAGGAAAAATAGATATAGATTATGAATCTAACGAAAAAATAATGAAAATTAGTATTAATTCAATAAATGAAATTATTCTTAATAAACAAGAATTTTTAAAACAAATCTGGGTCGCAACAAAATATAAAGGATATTACTTTAAATATTATAAAAATAAATGGTTTTGTAAAAGAAATCATTGTGAAATTTTTAATTTTTTTAAAAATTTTTTTATCAAAAAAATTGGAAAAAATATTTTGTTTAATTCATAA
- the dapF gene encoding diaminopimelate epimerase → MNSNKNQLKFSKMHGLKNDFMVVETLTQNFFFTKKIIQNFSNRKTGIGFDQLLIIEYPKIKNTNFHYRIFNANGSEVEQCGNGARCFAKFVFDKKFINKKTIVVSTKNRILTLQIKDKENILVNMGTPEFQPNKIPLLIKKKKNKYSIEINSKKYSFGAVSIGNPHCVILVKDINLIQVKKIGSIFQNISLFPKQVNVGFMKILNRNEIFLRVFERGVGETQACGSGACAAVAIGVKQNKLSNNVTVHLIGGDIKVNYNLKKKCIFICGPAEHIYDGLVYY, encoded by the coding sequence ATGAATTCAAATAAAAATCAATTAAAATTTTCTAAGATGCATGGTTTGAAAAATGATTTTATGGTAGTAGAAACTTTAACTCAGAATTTTTTTTTTACTAAAAAAATTATTCAAAATTTTTCTAATCGTAAAACAGGTATTGGTTTTGATCAATTATTAATAATTGAATATCCAAAAATTAAAAATACGAATTTTCATTATCGTATTTTTAACGCTAATGGAAGTGAAGTTGAACAATGTGGGAATGGAGCAAGATGTTTTGCAAAATTTGTATTTGACAAAAAATTTATAAATAAAAAAACTATTGTTGTAAGTACAAAAAATAGAATTTTAACTTTACAAATAAAAGATAAAGAAAATATATTAGTTAATATGGGAACTCCAGAATTTCAACCAAATAAAATTCCATTATTAATAAAAAAAAAAAAAAATAAATATTCTATAGAAATCAATTCTAAAAAATATTCTTTTGGAGCAGTATCAATTGGAAATCCTCATTGTGTAATTCTTGTCAAAGATATTAATTTAATTCAAGTAAAAAAAATAGGTTCTATTTTTCAAAATATTTCTCTTTTTCCTAAACAAGTTAATGTTGGTTTTATGAAAATATTAAATAGAAATGAAATTTTTCTTCGAGTTTTTGAAAGAGGTGTTGGTGAAACTCAAGCATGTGGAAGTGGAGCATGTGCTGCTGTAGCTATTGGTGTGAAACAAAACAAATTATCAAATAATGTAACAGTACATTTAATAGGAGGAGATATAAAAGTCAATTATAATTTAAAAAAAAAATGTATTTTTATATGCGGTCCTGCAGAGCATATATATGATGGATTAGTTTATTATTAA